TTGGACACGAAGTAGCGCCGCGCGATGGAGAGCACGTCGTCCCTGCCCAGGAGCGCGCGAAGGGACCGTAGTCTCGAGGACACGGGTGTCAGCTATCCCGCGGCGGGCGGGAGTCGGCGGCGGCCTCTCCGCAGGCCACCAGGTCGACCGAGTGGACCGTCGCGCCGAGTTCCTCGACTTGCTCCTCGATCGACTCGTAGGTCAGCGACTCCCCGGTGAGCGTCAGCTCCACGTTCTGGACTTCCGTGTCGTGCTCGATGAGCGATGCGGAGACGCCGGCGACGCTCTCCGCGTCGGAGATCTGGGTCGTGAACTCGGGGAGCGGCGGCTCGTGCGGCTTCAGCACGTCGAGTACGAGGCGTCGAACGGGAAGCATCGTCTGGACGTGTCGGCCGAGTCACCTATAGTCTGGGGCGGATCGCGGGGCTGCCCGGCGCGAACGATCAGTACCGCTGTCTCGCCCGGGACGGAAGCGGCCGACCGATTCAGTCCTCGCCGGCCGTCACGGAGAGGACCGGCGTCTCGGCGCGCCTGATCACTCGCTCGGTCGTGCTGCCGACGAGGTACCGATCGAGGCCGGTGCGACCGGCCGATCCCATCGCGATCAGGTCGACGTCGTGCTCGTCGGCGTACGCCAGGAGGCCGCGGGACGGCAGCCCCTCCTGCACCTGCGTCTGCGCGTCGAGTCCCGCCTCCCGCGCACGCTCGGCGACGTCCTCGGTGGCCGCCTCGCCGACGGACCGCAGCTGGTCGAGCAGCGACGTCGGCGGTGAGACGCTCGGCGTCCTCGCCGCCGCGCCGACGTCGACGACGTGGACGGCGTGGACTCGGGCGCCGAAGGCCTCGGCGATAGCGACGCCGTGGGCCGCGGCTGTCGCGGCGTGGTCGCTCCCGTCCGTCGGGACGAGGACGTCGTCGTAGCCGTCCCCGACGCGGCTCCGGTCGGTCGCCCTGACGGTGATCACCGGCACCTTCGACCGCCGGACGACGTGCTCGGCGACGCTGCCGGCGACGGCGCGGCGCACCCCCGACTGACCGCGCGTGCCCATCGCGATCAGGTCGACGCCGTGCTCGCCCGCGTACTCGAGGATGGCCCGTCCGGGGCGGCCGGTGACGACCTCCGTGTGCAGGTCGTCCGTCGCGTCGATCGTCGATTCCACGGCCTGTATCGCCTCGGCCCGTCTGTCCTTCAGTCGCTGGATCTCCTGCTCGTTCAGTCCGCCGGCACTGAACGGCCCGGCCGCCGCGTCGAGGTCGACGACGGTGACGACGTGCAGTTCGGCGTCGAACGCGTGGGCCAGCGCCGCCGCGTGTTCGGCCGCCCGGAGGGCGTGTTCGCTGCCGTCAGTCGGTGCGAGGATCGCGTCGTACATCTCTGGGCTGACCTTCTCCGTCCCGGCTGAAAGTTCTATGGCGTCTCGTTCGTCCCGTCCGATTCCAGCTGGCGAGCCAGCAGGACCGGCACGGGCGAGGTCCGGATCAGCTTCGCGCTGACGCCGCCCAGCACGTACCGGCTGAACTCCGTCTCACCGTGGGTGCCTAGCGCGACGACGTCGACGTCGTTCTCCCTGACGTACGAGAGGATCTCCCGGTAGGCCCGTCCGGACGCGAGCGCCGTGGCGACGTCGTCGACCGACGCGTCGCGGGCCCGATCCGCCGCCGCGTGGAGGATCTCGTTCCCCCGCTCCTCCAGTTCGCCGCCTTTCACGGCCGACCGGACGTCGGGCCCCAGGCTCGCCGTCTCCATCACGTGGAGCAGGTGCAGCGTCGCGCTGGTCTCCTTCGCGAGGGCGATCGCCTCGGCGACGGCCCGGTCTGCTCCCGGGCTTCCGTCGGTCGGGACCAGGACGTCCCGCGGCGGATACGTCAGCCGGGCGTCATCGTCGGGAGTGACCGTCAGGACGGGGACGTTGGACGTGTTGACGACGCGCTCGGTGACGCTGCCGAGGAGGTACCGCTTGATCCCGCTGCGTCCGTGCGTCGGCATGACGACGAGGTCGACGCCGCTCGTCCGGGCGTAGTCGACGATTGTCTCGTGGGGACGACCCTGCAGGACTTCGGCCACGACGGACACGTTCCTGTCGCTCGCCCGCTCCGCGACCGCCGCGACGATGCGTTCGCCCTCCTCCTCGAGGGCGTCGACGACCTCGCCGCGGACGTTCGTGACGCTATCGACGGTCGTGTCGGCGACGTTGAGCACGTGGAGGGTCGCGTCGTGCGTGGCGGCGACGTCGAGGGCGTATTCGAGGGCGTCGGACGCGACGTCGCTCCCGTCGGTCGGGAACAGGAGCCGATCGTACATACCGGTACTTCCCGGCCGACCGTCAAATAGCCGCGGGGTAAGCCGGGCCCGTCACCGGCCGTCCTCGGCCGGCCGGGCTCCGGTTCCGCGGTTGACCAGCACGGCCACCGCGAGTAGCGCCGATCCACCCGCGACTACTGCACCGCTGGCGACCACCAGCGTCTCCGTCGCCTGCGGGGCCTGTTCACCCAGCCGAACGAAGGCGCGGACGTCGCCGAGCACGACGGCGAGCGCACCGACGACGTCGAACACGAGGTCGGTCACCGTGTCTCGCCAGCTGTAGTGGACCAGCACGGGCTCGACGTCGTACCGGTCGCCGATCTCCCGTGCGAGCAGCTCGATCAGCTCCCAGAACACGCCGCCGAGGAACGTGAACGCTACCGTCGCGACGGCGACGGAGGACGGGACCCCGTCACTCGACCCCGCGACCACGATCAGCCCGGCGTAGACGAGCGCCGCGACGAGCGCCGCCGAGAGCGTGTGCGTCACCGAGTCCCACCACTGGATCGTATCGTACGGCCCGAGCATCCCGAGCGAGTGCAGGAATCCGGCGGCGCCGACCCAGAGCGGCAGTATCGGGCCGACAGTGACGTCCCACGCGAAGGCGGTCCGGCCGAGCGAGTCGACTGCCAGCGGGAGGAGCGTGACGCCGAGCGACGCGAGCGCGTTGACGATGGCGGGGACGTTCCGGCGCCGAACTGCCACCAGGAGGACGGCGACCATGCCCGCGAGGAAGAGCACTACGCCGAGCGTCGTCGCTACAGTCATCTCCGCTTCGTCCGGTCACCATCGGGCCGACGAACGTAATCCTTTGCGGTAATCGACGCCGCGAACGGAGGTGATCGAGCTATCGTGAAGTACCTCGGGACGAGTGGTTCGAGAGACCTACGGTCTCTCGTCATCACGAGACGGCTCCCCCGTCTCGGACGACCCCGAGGCACTCGCCCTGCTCCACCTGTAGAAAGTGAGGCTATTCACACTCGAGGCGCACCCGGGCGTCCCTCGAGCGTGTCAGTGCGTTCGGTTTCTCGTATGTGCAAGCCCGTCGGCGTGCCGGCCAGCGGAGTGCTCACCCCGTCTCCTCGAAGTAGCGGTCGGGCAGGGAGGCGACGATGGCGCTCGGAACGTAGGGGACGAGGACGCGCTCGACGGCGAGCGTCGCGAGCGCGGGCAGTATCCGACGGACTACAGTGTAAACGCCCGCGACGAACAGCGCGGCGAACACGAGCAGGTCGTATCCCCCGTCGAGGACGACCAGCGACGGCGCGGCCACTCCGGCGGCGAGCAGCAGGTCCTCGGGGGCCCCGTCGTACCGGACCCACCGGCGGGGAGCGATCCACTGGTCTCGGTAGTGGTCGTAGACCGCGCGGTCTGAAGTCCCCTCCCAGGGTCGGAGCTCCAGTCCCCCGCCGAAGACGTCAGCGACGCCGTGGGCGGCCGCTCCCAGCGCGAGGAACGCCGCCGCTGCCACCGCGGGCGACGGGACCAGCACCGCTGCCGGAACGAGCGCGGCGGCGAGTACCGAGTGGTACACCGGATAGTGAAGGGCTCTGCGGTGGTCGGCGTACAGGTCGACGTCGGGCAGCACGCCGCCGAGGAAGCCCGCCACGAGGGCCACGGGGCCCAGCTCCGGCACCGCGAGCGCGTACGGGAGGGCGAGGGCCATCCCGACCAGGGCGTGCGTCGGGAGCATCATTGTGTCGGTACGAATGGGTCCCAATCGGATGAACGCGTCGCTGTTCTCGGTCCCGACGGGCAGCCGGCGGCTGCAGGCGATCGGAATCGCGCGGCTATAGTAGACATTGAAACTATTCACACATCGAGGGGTACCCGGGGTGCCCCTCGATGTGTGTCGTTGCGTTCAATTTCTACTATGGAACAGGCGACCGGCGCTCGGCTCTCCGGTGCCTGCCGCGGCGCCGCTCACGCTGAGCTCGACGCCGGTCTCGTCGTCGATGGACAGCGTCACGCCCTCGACGCTGCAGGCGTACGTGCTGACGTGGTGGCCGGCGGAGTCGAGCCGCACCCGCTTCTCGAGGAGTCCGTTGTCGGCGAGGTCCTCGACCTTGCGGTAGGCGGTCGACTTCGCGATTCCGAACCGCTCGGTGATCTCGGTGACGGACAGCGCGGCGTCGCTGGTCCCCGCGAGGATGGTCCGGCAGTCGGCGTCTTCGAGCGCTTCGAGGACGCTCCCGATCTCGTCTTCGTCGGTCACGGACCGCTGTTCGTCGTCGCGTCCGCGAACGGCCTCGACCCCACGTAGCTGCGATTGGCTCATGTCTCTACGGATGCGGTCCGACGGGAGGGGTCTGCAGCCCGTCTATCGTGGTGGGTTTAAGTACCCCGGGCGGTCGGCGACCGCGCTCCCCGGCGGACGCGGGTCAGGGCTCCCGTTCGAGGACGTCCCGGAAGAGCTTCGACTGCGCCGCGAGGAGGTGTTCCGTGACGGTCGAGGGCGTGACGTCGAGTTCGTCAGCGACCTCGGTGGCGTTGGCTCCCCGGGGGCGCTCGAAGTACCCCATCTCGTAGGCCGTCCGGAGGACCTCCAGCTGACGGTCGGTGAGCTTCCCGCGGTCGACGAACACGGGATCGCGAGCGGAGCCCTCCGTGGACGTGCGGACGAGCCGCTGGATGTCGACATCCGGGTAGCGCTCCCTGAGCTCGCCGACGATGGTCTGGAGGCGCTCGAAGTCGGCCGCGTGAAAGACGAGCTCGAGCGCGCCGTCGGTGACGAAGTAGCGGTGAACGGGCGTCTCGTACTCGCCGAGGCGGGCGCAGGGGCAGTCCGCGTCGTGCGTGACGCGATAGAGGTGACGGTCGGCGTACGCGAAGACGGGGTCGTGCTCGTAGTCGTCCGGAACCGCCTCGGCGTCCACGAGAAACTCGGAGCGGGCGTCCGTCGAGCCCGCGCGCGCGACGCTCGTCGAGACGTCGCTGATGACGGTGCCGGCGTCCGCCGACAGTTCCGCGACGGGACAGTCGGGCGGCGTCGGGAAGGTGACGGTGACGCGGATCCCGGCGGTCATTCGTGGGATGGTGGCCGCGTCGGCACTTTAGTCTGCGGATGTTCTGGAGCGCGATTCGCCCGGTCCTCGCCACGGGGAGGGCTCGCGCGATGCTGAGTCAGTCGTCGGGCTCCAGCACGATGCGCCGGCCGCTGATCGTCGTCGGCCGGAGCACGTGGAGCTGGATGTCGAGGTCGCTCCTGGACGCTCCCCAGATCTCGAACAGCGGGCGCTTCGCCTCGCCGTACTGTGCGACGTGCTCGGGCGTTATCTCGTCGCGGGCGACCGACTCGAGGACCCCGGTGACGACGGCGCTCCGGTACGTGCGTCCCTCCTCCTCGTAGACGACGAGCCGCACGTCCGGCGATCCAGAGAGGAACATGCTCTTCTCGCTGTCCGGCGTGGCCACGAGCCGCATGTAGAAGCGTCGCTCGTCGGCGTCGTAGCCGTAGGAGATCGGAATCGCGTACGGGTCGTCGTCGCGCGCGAGCGCCAGCACACCGGTCTCGTGGCGACCGAGGAGTGCGTTCGTCTCCTCGCTCGACATCTCCGTCTCTTGCTCCAGACCCATCGTAAGCATCACGACTGTGTTCGGCAAAACTTTATTGCTTGCTATTTCGCCCGACGGCGCGTCCGAATCGACGTGGACGACCGGCCAGTGGTAGCCCCTCGCCGAAGTCTTCTACGGGCACAGTGGCCCCATCGCTGGTCGATCGATCGCTCCGTCCTCGTGAATCGCCTCGGGGTCAGGCCCCGGGGCATTCGCCTCGACCGCCCGTAAACGCAGCAGCCGACACGGGCGACCCGCAGATGACGCAACCGTTCTCCATGAGCGCGTCCCGCATCGAGGCATTGACCTCCATCGATTCCTCGCACTCGGGGCACACGAAGACGTAGTCCTCACTGGCGCTCATCTCTACCTGAGCCTATTCACTCCCTGGGTAAATCAACCCCACTGTTTCCCAGGCCGCAAGACCCCGCGGAACTTTTTATACGCTGAGCAGGCGCAATACCACGGCGTTCACGCGGTTGATACGCGCCGTCACAGCGGTAACAGACCGCTGTGCAAACGCTCGCCCTGAGTTTCCGGCGGCGGTCAGTTATAGTAGACATCGAAACTATTCACACATCGAAGGGCACTCCGGGTGCCCTTCGAGTGCGTCAGTGCGTTCAATTTCTGCTGTAGTCTGTTCCACCGGCTCTTTCGCGCAGCTCTGACTGCAACCGCTCGGTCGTCTCGGCGAGTCCGTCGCTGACCTCGACGGGATACTCGGCGGGGTCCTCGATGGCCCGGACCGGCGCCGGTAGCTTCTCGAGCGTCTCGAGCGTTCGCTCCCTGCTCTCGTCCAGCGTCGGACACTCGTAGACGACGTCGCCGTCCCGGGCGACGTCGACCAGCAATTCCCGGCCACCGACGTCCTCGTCGGCGCGGGCCAGGACGTCACGCTGGACGGTCCCGTCGGCCACGAACCGGCGGACGCTCTTCGCGCCGGGATACGTCGCCTTGCCCGCCGAGAGCTTCGTCGTGGGCCCCATCTCGCCGTCCGACTCGACGGCCACGAGTTTGTACACGGGGTTCAGCGTCGGAGCGTCCCTGCTCGTCGTCAGTGCCGTACCCGGACCGAACCCGTCCGCGACGCCGCCGTCGGCGAAGAAGTCCCGCAGGAAGTACTCGTCGACGCCCGAGGAGACGACGATCTCCATCCCCTCGGGGAGTCTCTCGCGGACCGCCCGCGACAGCGCCACGAGGTCCCCAGAGTCGAGACGGACGCCGCGGACGTCGACGCCCGCCTCCCGGGCCACGTCGACGGCCGTCTGCGCGCCGGCGACCGTGTCGTAGGTGTCGATCAGGAGCACGGCGTCCTCGCCGTACACGTCGACGAACGCCTCGAAGGCCGCCCGCTCGCTCGGGAAGCTCTGGACCCACGAGTGGGCCATCGTCCCGACCACCGGCAGGCCGAACAGCTCGCCGGCGACTTCGTTCGAGGTGCCGTCCGCGCCGCCGACGTACGCAGCGCGGGCCGCTTTGATCCCGGCGTCGGTCCCGTGGGCGCGTCGTGTGCCGAAGTCGACGAGCGCTTGGTCGTCGCCCGCTCGGCGGACGACGTCCCGCATCCGGGCGGCCTTCGTCGCGACGAGGCTCTGGAAGCCGATCTGGTTGATCAGCAGCGTCTCGAACAGCTGCGCCTGATCGATCGGTGCGGTCACCTCGACGAGCGGCTCGTTCGGGAAGACGGCGGTCCCCTCGGGCACGGCGCGGACGTCCCCGGTGAACTCGAAGTCCGCGAGGTACTCGAGGAACGGCTCGGGGAAGCCCCGCTCGCGGAGGTGGGCCAACGCCCGTTCGTCGAACGTGACGTCCCCGAGGTAGGCGACGGCCTGCTCCAGGCCGGCGGCGATGACGTACCCCCGGTTCGGCGGCAGCTTCCTGAAGAACAGCGAGAACGTCGCCTCCGGCGCGTGATTCGCCTCTCGATAGCCCCGCATCATCGTCAGCTCGTACCGATCGGTGAACAGCCCGAGCGTCGCCGGTGACAGGTACCCGAAGCGGGGTTCGACCATGACGGGAGTAGTACCTGGAGTGACAAGAAGTGACTGCGAAGCTGTCGCGTCCTGCGCCGAGCGAGCCGGACCGCGCCGATCGAACGCCGGTCGGTGCCGGCGGCTCGCTGCCTCGAGACCGCCGTGGCCGTCGCGTCCGCTCGCAGCGGTCAGTTCGCCGGTCGCTATCGTGGAAATTGAACGCACCGACGCACTCGAGGGGCACCCGAGGTGCTCCTCGATGTGTAAACAGTTTCAATTTCTATAGGTACGTCACGACGAATCGCATCAAACTCGATTCAAGACGCAAGTACCGCTATTGCCGTCCCGCACAGACGGGTCGAGTGGGCGACTCGCCCTGGTGAATCCATGTCCGGACGCAACGACCCATTCGAAACGATAGAGCAGATGTTCGAGCAGATGAGCCGCCAGTTCGGGGACGCCGCCGAAACGTGGGGAGGAGGCGCCGGGTTCGGCGAGATGGGACTCGGGAAGATGGGCGTCGACCTCGCGGACCGCGGCGACGAGTTCGTCGTGACAGTCGACGTCCCCGGCTTCGAGGAGGACGAGATCGACCTCCGGCTCACGGACGACACGCTTCAGATCGCTGCGACGCACGAGCGAGCGACCGAGGAACGAGAGGAAACGTACCTCCGCAGCGAACGCCAGCACCGCTCGCTGCGGGACCGCGTTCAGTTGCCGGAGCCGGTCGCGGAAGACGAAACCGAAGCGACCCTCAGGAACGGCGTCCTGACGGTTCGCCTCCCGAAGGCCGAACCGACGGAGGCGGGCGGCCGTCAGATCGACATCGACTGAGGCCCCCTCGGGTCCCCGCCCCGGGTGCAGTCGGCGCGCCAGCCAGTCGGCACGCTGCCGGTCGGTCTAGATCCCGAGCCACTCGTCGCTCCGAACCTCGTAGCCGTTGGCGCGGCAGAACTTCGCCGCGCGTCGGCGCACTGCCCGGGACGACGGGAGTTTCTCCTCGTCGCGGATCTGTTCGACGATCCAGTCGGCGGCGACCCGGATCCCCTCGTCCTCGTCGTCCTCCTCGATCGCTTTGAGTGCCCGGAAGGTCTTCTCGTAGGCCTCGCGCTGCGACTCGCCGATCTCCGTATTGTTGAGCCCCTCGCTCGCTTCCAGCACCTGCCTCATGGCCCCGGCGATCCTCGGCCGGCGTACCCGCACCCGGACGCGCCGGGGGGCGTCGAACGTCTGGCTGTCCGTGTTCGCGACCAGTTCCGAAACCGCGTGCGAACCGTCGGGCCCCGCTATCTCGCGGTCGCCGACCGCCGCGACGACCTCCGCCCCCGTCGCCGGGAACTCGACGGATTCGAGTTCCGCATCGAGGTCCTCGATCTCGGGCTCCGCTATCGGCGGTTCCGTCTCGTCCCACCGCTCCAGTTCAGTGCGGATCTCGCGCTCTCGCTGTCGTCGATCGGCGTCGAGTCCCTTCTTGTCTCGACCGCTCCTGTCGTCTGCCATTCCTGTTGGATAGGAAATCAGTCCGGAAAACGATGTGGGCTGAGAGGTCGAACTCACCCGCAAGAGAGACGTACTGGGATCGAGTGCTCTACGATGTCGCAGCTTCCTGGCACGAAGATGCAAACGTGCGTGTTCTGCGTCGTATGGACGGGCGGCTCGATCGGTGGTACACTGTCGAAGCAGAGAACCGTCGCCGGACTCCCTCGAGTGACGCATCGCCGCCCGAGAACCGCTGTGCGATCGCCACGGCGACCCCTCTCGAGACCGCGTTCGCGCCAACGGGGCGGCCGCACCGCGGTGCGGCGGGCCACTTATGATCGCGGTGGCCGAACTGTCGAACGGTACATGTTCACGGACGTCCTGGTCCCGACGGACGGGAGCGACTGTGCGGACCGCGCGGTCGGGTACGCCGAGGACATCGCGTCGCGCTACGGGGCGACCGTTCACGTGCTCTCCGTCGCCGACTCCCGGATACTCCAGCACGGACCGCACTCCGATCAGGTGCGCGCGGAGTGTGCGGAGATTACCGACGCGGTGCGAGCGGACATCACCGCCGACGTCCCCGTACAGGACGTCGTCCGCACCGACATCCCGCACGAGGCAATCCTCTCGTACGCCGACGACGAGGGGATCGACCTGATCGTGATGGGGACCCACGGGCGAACCGGCGTCCAGCGGTATCTCCTCGGCAGCGTCACCGAGAAGGTGGTTCGCCTGTCGGACGTCCCCGTGCTGACGGTCCGGTCGACCGACTCCGACGATGTCTCCTACCCCTACTCGGACGTCTTGGTCCCGACGGACGGGAGCGACGGCGCTGCAGCGGCGATCGACCCCGCGGTCGACGTCGCCGGCGCCTACGACGCCCGCCTCCACGCGCTCTCCGTCGTCGACACCGAACCGGTGGGATTCGAGGTCCAGACCGACCCGCCCTATCACACTCCGGAGGAGCGCGCCGATACGGCCGTCGAGGCCGTGGCGGAGTCGGCCGAAGCCGCCGACCTCCGGAGCGTCGAGACGGCGGTCGTGTACGGGGTGCCCTACCGGGAGATCCAGTCCTACGTCCGTGAGAACGACGTCGACCTCGTCGTGATGGGGACCCGCGGCCGGACGGGCGTCGAGCGGTACCTCCTCGGCAGCGTCGCCGAGAAGACGGTGCGAACGTCCGACGTCCCCGTCATGACGATCCGTGCGGGCGACGCCGATGGGGAAACGCCAACCGAGTGATCGGCACCGCCAGGCACTCGTCGTCAGGTGCGAACTACGGGAGAAACCGAACGCACTGAGACGCCGAACGCACTGACACGCTCGAAGGACACCCCGGGGCCCCGAAACGACTCACTGTCCGGCGCCGATCACCGCGTCGGCACCGCCCGCATCGACGACGAGCTTCCGGGAGACCACGTCGATCACCGTGTCCGAACCGATCGCCGTCCCGCCGTCGACGGCCTCGACGCGGAGGATCACGTCTTCGGGGCTGGCACAGCCGCAGTTGACGAACTCCTCCCACTCGTCGCCGACCGCGACGGGACCGGCGTGAGCCCACCGGAGGTACCGCCGGTAGGTGTCCTCCGTCATGTTCTCCTGGAGCCACTCGCTGTCGGCGACCCACCAGTCGTCGGTGTCGTCAGGATCGGTCTCCGGCGACCGGAACGAGACGAGGACTCGATCCGCCTGGTCCTCGACGGTGGCCGGATCGGTCGTGTTCACGTCGCGTCGGTCGGTCGATCCCATCAGTCGTCGGCCTCCGCAGCGATCGGCTCGGCGCTGTCGGCAGCAACCGCGTCGGCCGATTCGAGCCACTCCTCGACGTCCAGAGCGGCCATGCTACCCATGCCGGCAGCGGTGACCGCCTGCTGGTACTCGCGGTCCATCACGTCACCGGCCGCGAAGACGCCGTCGGCGGCCGTCGCCGTCGTCGCCCACGCCTCTCCGGCGTCGGTGGTCCGGACGTACCCGTCGTCGTCGAGGTCGACGGGCGTGTCACGGAGGAAGTCGGTGTTGGGCTCGTGGCCGATGGCGTAGAACACGCCGCCGACGTCGACCTCCTCTACCTCGAGGTCCTCGCGGTCCTCGTTCGAGCCCTCACCGGCCTCGTACTTCTCGGCTGGATGGCCCTCCGGGTGCGAGACGAGCGTCGCGCCGGTCACGCCGTCCTCCTGGGACCCGTCGATCGCCACGAGCTCCGTGTTCCAGGCGAACTCGACGTCCTCGTGGTCGCGGGCGCGGTCGGCCATGATCTCCGAGGCCCGGAGCTCGTCGCGGCGGTGGACGACCGTCACGGAGTCGGCGAACTTCGCGAGGAAGAGTGCCTCTTCCATCGCGCTGTCGCCGCCGCCGACGACGAGCACGTCGTCGCCGCGGTGGAACGCGCCGTCGCAGGTCGCACACGTCGAGAGGCCGTAGCCCATCAGCTCGTCCTCTCCGTCGGCGCCGACCCAGCGGGCGCTGGCGCCCGTCGCGACGATCAGCGCGCGGGTCCGGAGCGTCTCGCCGGTCGAGAGCGACAGTTCGAGCGGCTGGCCGTTCAGGTCGGCGGACTCGATGCTGCCGTGCTGGAACTGAGCGCCGAACTGTTCGGCCTGCTCCTTCCCGCGCTGGATCAGCTCCATGCCGCCGACGCCCTCGGGGAACCCGAGGTAGTTCTCGACGTCGGTCGTGAGCGTCAGCTGGCCGCCCGGCTCGTCGCCCTCGAGCACGAGCGGATCGAGGTCGGCCCGTGCCGCGTAGACGGCCGCCGAGAGACCGGAGACTCCGGAGCCGGCGACGACGAGGTCTCGTATCTCCTCAGTCATTTACTCGGTGTACTTCCCGATCAGGGCGCGCAGTTGCTCTTCGCCCTGCACACCGACGACCTCCTCGACCTGCTCGCCGTCGGCGAACAGGATCAGGGTCGGGACGCCCCGAACGCCGTACGACCCGGCGAGCTGCTGGTTCGCGTCGACGTCGACCTTCGCGACGGTCGCGTCGGTCTCGGTTGCGAGTCGCTCGACGACGGGTTCGAGCATCTGGCACGGCCCACACCAGTCGGCGTAGAAGTCCGCGAGGACGACGCCGTCGTCCCCGACGATCTCGTCGAGGTCGGACTCGCCGTCGACGTGGACCGGCTCGGTGGGCGTATCGGTACTTTCCTCAGCAGCGGTGTCGACTGTCATCACTCTCTCGTAGGGTCCGGTAGTAGTTAAGGGTTGTGGGAGATCCGTACAATACAATGGGTGCGGAACCACAGGTGATATCACCCGCCGCGACGAGCGGCGAGTATGTCCTCCGAACGGCGATGTCCCGACTGCGACGAACCGCTGGAACGGATGGCGCTACAGGGATCGAGCGCTCTCGGCGACGTGACGCTCGTCTCCGACGAGCCAGCGGAGGGCCTCCTCGGGAATCTCCGCGCGGACGAGATCCTGCGGCCGGTGCCGTACGTCTGTCCGGAGTGCCGACGGACGCTCTTCTACGCCGAGGAGTGACTGCGACCGGGAGTGACTGCGATCGAACGCCCGGCGTGGCCGGCGGTCACGGCGGCCGCTCGTGCGGCGTGAAAACAGAGGAGAACAGTGAGAATCGGCCCGATGCGCTCCTGGACCCTATCCCTCGACCGACTGGGGTGACGCATCCGCCTGTTCGTACTTTTTCTCGAACTCCTGGATGAGCTGGCCCATCTTGGCGTACCAGTCGT
This region of Halomicrobium urmianum genomic DNA includes:
- a CDS encoding metal-dependent hydrolase, which encodes MMLPTHALVGMALALPYALAVPELGPVALVAGFLGGVLPDVDLYADHRRALHYPVYHSVLAAALVPAAVLVPSPAVAAAAFLALGAAAHGVADVFGGGLELRPWEGTSDRAVYDHYRDQWIAPRRWVRYDGAPEDLLLAAGVAAPSLVVLDGGYDLLVFAALFVAGVYTVVRRILPALATLAVERVLVPYVPSAIVASLPDRYFEETG
- a CDS encoding universal stress protein, which produces MYDAILAPTDGSEHALRAAEHAAALAHAFDAELHVVTVVDLDAAAGPFSAGGLNEQEIQRLKDRRAEAIQAVESTIDATDDLHTEVVTGRPGRAILEYAGEHGVDLIAMGTRGQSGVRRAVAGSVAEHVVRRSKVPVITVRATDRSRVGDGYDDVLVPTDGSDHAATAAAHGVAIAEAFGARVHAVHVVDVGAAARTPSVSPPTSLLDQLRSVGEAATEDVAERAREAGLDAQTQVQEGLPSRGLLAYADEHDVDLIAMGSAGRTGLDRYLVGSTTERVIRRAETPVLSVTAGED
- a CDS encoding Hsp20/alpha crystallin family protein translates to MSGRNDPFETIEQMFEQMSRQFGDAAETWGGGAGFGEMGLGKMGVDLADRGDEFVVTVDVPGFEEDEIDLRLTDDTLQIAATHERATEEREETYLRSERQHRSLRDRVQLPEPVAEDETEATLRNGVLTVRLPKAEPTEAGGRQIDID
- a CDS encoding winged helix-turn-helix domain-containing protein, yielding MSQSQLRGVEAVRGRDDEQRSVTDEDEIGSVLEALEDADCRTILAGTSDAALSVTEITERFGIAKSTAYRKVEDLADNGLLEKRVRLDSAGHHVSTYACSVEGVTLSIDDETGVELSVSGAAAGTGEPSAGRLFHSRN
- a CDS encoding DUF5789 family protein; amino-acid sequence: MADDRSGRDKKGLDADRRQREREIRTELERWDETEPPIAEPEIEDLDAELESVEFPATGAEVVAAVGDREIAGPDGSHAVSELVANTDSQTFDAPRRVRVRVRRPRIAGAMRQVLEASEGLNNTEIGESQREAYEKTFRALKAIEEDDEDEGIRVAADWIVEQIRDEEKLPSSRAVRRRAAKFCRANGYEVRSDEWLGI
- a CDS encoding helix-turn-helix domain-containing protein, encoding MTAGIRVTVTFPTPPDCPVAELSADAGTVISDVSTSVARAGSTDARSEFLVDAEAVPDDYEHDPVFAYADRHLYRVTHDADCPCARLGEYETPVHRYFVTDGALELVFHAADFERLQTIVGELRERYPDVDIQRLVRTSTEGSARDPVFVDRGKLTDRQLEVLRTAYEMGYFERPRGANATEVADELDVTPSTVTEHLLAAQSKLFRDVLEREP
- a CDS encoding universal stress protein: MYDRLLFPTDGSDVASDALEYALDVAATHDATLHVLNVADTTVDSVTNVRGEVVDALEEEGERIVAAVAERASDRNVSVVAEVLQGRPHETIVDYARTSGVDLVVMPTHGRSGIKRYLLGSVTERVVNTSNVPVLTVTPDDDARLTYPPRDVLVPTDGSPGADRAVAEAIALAKETSATLHLLHVMETASLGPDVRSAVKGGELEERGNEILHAAADRARDASVDDVATALASGRAYREILSYVRENDVDVVALGTHGETEFSRYVLGGVSAKLIRTSPVPVLLARQLESDGTNETP
- a CDS encoding pyridoxamine 5'-phosphate oxidase family protein, producing the protein MGLEQETEMSSEETNALLGRHETGVLALARDDDPYAIPISYGYDADERRFYMRLVATPDSEKSMFLSGSPDVRLVVYEEEGRTYRSAVVTGVLESVARDEITPEHVAQYGEAKRPLFEIWGASRSDLDIQLHVLRPTTISGRRIVLEPDD
- a CDS encoding DUF7560 family zinc ribbon protein; this translates as MSASEDYVFVCPECEESMEVNASMRDALMENGCVICGSPVSAAAFTGGRGECPGA
- a CDS encoding DUF211 domain-containing protein; this encodes MLPVRRLVLDVLKPHEPPLPEFTTQISDAESVAGVSASLIEHDTEVQNVELTLTGESLTYESIEEQVEELGATVHSVDLVACGEAAADSRPPRDS
- a CDS encoding nicotinate phosphoribosyltransferase — its product is MVEPRFGYLSPATLGLFTDRYELTMMRGYREANHAPEATFSLFFRKLPPNRGYVIAAGLEQAVAYLGDVTFDERALAHLRERGFPEPFLEYLADFEFTGDVRAVPEGTAVFPNEPLVEVTAPIDQAQLFETLLINQIGFQSLVATKAARMRDVVRRAGDDQALVDFGTRRAHGTDAGIKAARAAYVGGADGTSNEVAGELFGLPVVGTMAHSWVQSFPSERAAFEAFVDVYGEDAVLLIDTYDTVAGAQTAVDVAREAGVDVRGVRLDSGDLVALSRAVRERLPEGMEIVVSSGVDEYFLRDFFADGGVADGFGPGTALTTSRDAPTLNPVYKLVAVESDGEMGPTTKLSAGKATYPGAKSVRRFVADGTVQRDVLARADEDVGGRELLVDVARDGDVVYECPTLDESRERTLETLEKLPAPVRAIEDPAEYPVEVSDGLAETTERLQSELRERAGGTDYSRN